One genomic window of Burkholderia diffusa includes the following:
- a CDS encoding porin, giving the protein MKMKLAALAALAGCSALAHAQSSVTLYGVVDTGLLYQSTSAASFSPSAPNTGKVFRMKDGGIYSSFWGIKGSEDLGGGYKVNFKLQGSFDSGTGKMQLSDTPGAVAIFNQVASLGVSGPFGTFTAGRQIVPMIYAMADTDVRNAQFFGSVLTAWLGLNTAAGWPGTSTNGAIGALYDSNALVYQSPTFAGASIALEYAPGGVAGQFQGGTRESVVLRYSNYGLNASAVYYNGHDTNPAPGVAPTGVDNNRFVYVGAKYTIRDFSVSASYGNGRNPSHADKVNLDMLSAGIGYRFTPALQVASAVYYLKDRNRAENRSTALVLTADYSLSKRTMVYAQVGHVNNRGTMDQMLVYGQPVAPGVGTTAAMLGLRHNF; this is encoded by the coding sequence ATGAAGATGAAACTGGCCGCGCTCGCGGCGCTTGCCGGCTGTTCGGCGCTCGCGCACGCGCAATCCTCCGTCACGCTCTACGGCGTGGTCGATACGGGCCTGTTGTACCAGAGCACGTCGGCTGCGTCGTTCAGCCCGAGCGCGCCGAACACCGGGAAGGTGTTCCGGATGAAGGACGGCGGCATCTATTCGAGCTTCTGGGGCATCAAGGGCAGCGAGGACCTGGGCGGCGGCTACAAGGTCAACTTCAAGTTGCAGGGTTCGTTCGACAGCGGCACCGGCAAGATGCAGCTGAGCGACACGCCGGGCGCCGTCGCGATCTTCAACCAGGTCGCGTCGCTCGGCGTGTCGGGGCCGTTCGGCACGTTCACGGCCGGCCGCCAGATCGTGCCGATGATCTATGCGATGGCCGACACCGACGTGCGCAACGCGCAGTTCTTCGGCAGCGTGCTGACCGCGTGGCTCGGCCTGAACACCGCGGCCGGCTGGCCGGGCACGAGCACCAACGGCGCGATCGGCGCGTTGTACGACAGCAATGCGCTCGTCTATCAGTCGCCGACGTTCGCGGGTGCGTCGATCGCGCTCGAATACGCGCCCGGCGGCGTCGCCGGGCAGTTCCAGGGCGGCACGCGCGAGTCGGTCGTGCTGCGGTACTCGAACTACGGGCTCAATGCGTCGGCCGTCTACTACAACGGCCACGACACGAACCCGGCGCCGGGGGTCGCGCCGACGGGCGTCGACAACAACCGCTTCGTCTACGTCGGCGCGAAATACACGATCCGCGATTTCTCGGTGTCGGCGTCGTACGGCAACGGCCGGAATCCGTCGCATGCGGACAAGGTGAACCTCGACATGCTGTCGGCCGGCATCGGCTATCGCTTCACGCCGGCGCTGCAGGTCGCCTCGGCCGTGTACTACCTGAAGGACCGCAACCGCGCCGAGAACCGGTCGACGGCCCTCGTGCTCACGGCCGACTACAGCCTGTCGAAGCGGACGATGGTGTATGCGCAGGTCGGCCACGTGAACAACCGCGGCACGATGGACCAGATGCTCGTGTACGGGCAGCCCGTCGCGCCCGGAGTCGGCACGACCGCCGCGATGCTCGGGCTGCGGCACAACTTCTGA
- a CDS encoding MarR family winged helix-turn-helix transcriptional regulator, with the protein MDRAAHALAQWRIERPDLDASSMLVMGRLQEAALLIARDGLNPLFARYGMQSGEFDVLATLRRSGAPFALTPTALYDALMMSSGGMTARIDRLQKAGWVERRPNPADGRGTLVALTDAGRALIDEAVVAHVDNQRAMLAALSGEEQAQLSVLLEKLLAGLAGAASAPAEK; encoded by the coding sequence ATGGATCGAGCCGCGCATGCGCTCGCGCAATGGCGTATCGAGCGTCCGGATCTGGATGCGTCGTCGATGCTCGTGATGGGACGGCTGCAGGAGGCCGCGCTCCTGATCGCACGCGACGGTCTCAATCCGTTGTTCGCGCGCTACGGGATGCAGTCAGGCGAATTCGACGTGCTGGCGACGCTGCGGCGCAGCGGCGCGCCGTTCGCGCTGACGCCGACCGCGCTGTACGACGCGCTGATGATGTCGTCGGGCGGGATGACCGCGCGCATCGACCGGCTGCAGAAGGCCGGGTGGGTCGAGCGCCGGCCGAATCCGGCCGACGGCCGCGGCACGCTCGTCGCGCTGACCGACGCCGGCCGCGCACTGATCGACGAGGCGGTGGTCGCGCACGTCGACAATCAGCGCGCGATGCTGGCCGCGCTGTCGGGCGAGGAGCAGGCGCAACTTTCGGTGTTGCTGGAAAAGCTGCTGGCGGGATTGGCTGGAGCGGCATCGGCGCCGGCCGAGAAATAG
- a CDS encoding cobalt-precorrin-5B (C(1))-methyltransferase has translation MRDETPEQPAPLRFGYTTGSCATATSLAAARLLLAGVAADAVEIVLPKGQRVMMRLAFCRTTADGAEAGTIKDAGDDPDVTHGALVFARVALAAMPGVRFHAGPGVGTVTRAGLTLPVGEPAINPVPRQMMTTHLDALAAEFGYAGGFDVTIGVEGGEALALKTMNPRLGIVGGLSILGTTGIVRPFSCSAYIASIHQGIDVARANGISHIAACTGNASEDAMRAHYGLPDMALIEMGDFAGAVLKHLRRAPVARLSMCGGFGKLSKLAAGHLDLHSRHSSIDLPLLAQWAAEAGASAALQAAMRAANTSQEALKLAQADGVPLGDIVCAHALRVARDIVPPSVAVEMFAIDRQGRFVGSAR, from the coding sequence ATGCGAGACGAAACCCCCGAACAACCGGCACCGCTGCGCTTCGGCTACACGACCGGCAGCTGCGCGACCGCAACGTCGCTGGCGGCCGCGCGCCTGCTGCTCGCGGGCGTCGCGGCCGACGCCGTCGAGATCGTGCTGCCGAAGGGGCAGCGCGTGATGATGCGGCTGGCGTTCTGCCGGACCACGGCTGACGGCGCAGAAGCCGGCACGATCAAGGATGCCGGCGACGATCCGGACGTCACGCACGGCGCGCTGGTCTTCGCGCGCGTCGCGCTCGCGGCGATGCCCGGCGTGCGCTTTCACGCGGGGCCGGGTGTCGGCACCGTCACGCGCGCCGGGCTCACGCTGCCGGTGGGCGAACCTGCGATCAATCCGGTGCCGCGCCAGATGATGACTACGCACCTCGACGCGCTCGCGGCCGAATTCGGCTACGCGGGCGGCTTCGACGTGACGATCGGAGTCGAAGGCGGCGAGGCGCTCGCACTGAAGACGATGAACCCGCGTCTGGGCATCGTCGGCGGATTGTCGATCCTCGGCACGACCGGCATCGTGCGACCGTTCTCGTGCTCGGCGTACATCGCGTCGATCCATCAGGGCATCGACGTTGCACGCGCGAACGGGATCTCGCACATCGCCGCGTGCACCGGCAACGCGAGCGAGGATGCGATGCGCGCGCACTACGGCCTGCCCGACATGGCGCTGATCGAGATGGGCGATTTCGCCGGCGCGGTGCTCAAGCACCTGCGCCGCGCGCCGGTCGCCCGCCTGTCGATGTGCGGCGGCTTCGGCAAGCTCAGCAAACTCGCGGCAGGCCATCTCGACCTGCACAGCCGCCATTCCAGCATCGACCTGCCGCTGCTCGCGCAGTGGGCGGCCGAGGCGGGCGCGAGCGCGGCGCTGCAGGCCGCGATGCGCGCGGCGAACACCAGCCAGGAAGCGCTGAAGCTCGCGCAGGCCGACGGCGTGCCGCTCGGCGACATCGTCTGTGCGCACGCGCTGCGGGTCGCGCGCGACATCGTCCCGCCATCGGTCGCGGTCGAGATGTTCGCGATCGACCGGCAGGGCCGCTTCGTCGGGAGCGCACGATGA
- a CDS encoding MFS transporter: MNRFTSPGWRLAAIVLVGLNLRPALAAIGPLLDMIQRATGIGDSAASLLTTIPILLMGAGALSAPRLQRVTGIAGGVWLGVALIAFACAARIGAQYAWLLLASACCAGLGIAMVQALLPGFVKAHFATRIGGAMGVYSTSIMGGAVLASVVAPFAADRWGWVAALAGWSLPAAVAALAWPLASRGGDALVSGSMAASAVRERPSRSPRAWRLAMFFGIATGAYTLVLAWLPPYYMRLGWSPTAAGGLLGGVTLAEVVAGLAISATIDRLPDRRSALHAAIASLLAGLLVMLAAPQALALPAALLMGVGIGALFPLSLIVTVDHAATPADAASLTGFVQGVGYLIAGLFPFAAGVVRQRLADLSPAWVAMACLCVVLFALAAGFAPRFARRVARA, translated from the coding sequence ATGAATCGTTTCACTTCTCCCGGATGGCGGCTTGCCGCCATCGTGCTGGTCGGACTTAACCTGCGGCCGGCGCTGGCCGCGATCGGTCCGCTGCTCGACATGATCCAGCGCGCAACCGGCATCGGCGACAGCGCGGCGAGCCTGCTGACCACGATCCCGATCCTGCTGATGGGCGCGGGTGCGCTGAGCGCGCCGCGGTTGCAGCGCGTGACGGGGATCGCGGGCGGCGTATGGCTGGGCGTCGCACTGATCGCTTTCGCCTGCGCGGCGCGCATCGGCGCGCAGTACGCGTGGCTGCTGCTCGCAAGCGCATGTTGCGCGGGCCTCGGGATTGCGATGGTGCAGGCGTTGCTGCCGGGATTCGTGAAGGCGCATTTCGCGACGCGGATCGGCGGCGCGATGGGCGTCTATTCGACGTCGATCATGGGCGGTGCGGTGCTCGCGAGCGTCGTCGCACCGTTCGCCGCGGACCGCTGGGGCTGGGTCGCCGCGCTTGCGGGCTGGTCGCTGCCGGCCGCAGTCGCGGCGCTCGCATGGCCGCTGGCCAGCCGTGGCGGCGACGCGTTGGTGTCCGGTTCGATGGCGGCGTCGGCGGTGCGGGAACGGCCGTCGCGCTCGCCGCGCGCCTGGCGGCTCGCGATGTTCTTCGGGATCGCGACGGGCGCCTACACCCTCGTACTGGCATGGCTGCCGCCGTACTACATGCGGCTCGGCTGGTCGCCGACCGCGGCCGGCGGCCTGCTCGGCGGCGTGACGCTCGCTGAAGTCGTCGCGGGGCTGGCGATCTCGGCGACGATCGACCGTCTGCCCGATCGCCGTTCGGCGCTGCACGCGGCGATCGCGTCGTTGCTCGCGGGGCTGCTGGTGATGCTGGCTGCGCCGCAGGCCCTTGCGTTGCCGGCCGCGCTGTTGATGGGTGTCGGTATTGGCGCACTGTTTCCGTTGTCGCTGATCGTCACGGTCGACCATGCGGCGACGCCGGCCGACGCGGCGTCGTTGACGGGGTTCGTGCAGGGCGTCGGCTATCTGATCGCAGGGCTGTTTCCGTTCGCGGCGGGCGTCGTGCGCCAGCGTCTCGCGGATCTGTCGCCCGCGTGGGTCGCGATGGCTTGCCTGTGCGTCGTCCTGTTCGCGCTGGCGGCGGGGTTCGCGCCGCGGTTTGCGCGGCGCGTGGCGCGTGCGTAG
- a CDS encoding glutathione S-transferase N-terminal domain-containing protein produces the protein MPDLSAFPITKKWPAQHPDRLQLYSLPTPNGVKVSIMLEETGLPYEPHLVRFDTNDQLSPEFLSLNPNNKIPAIIDPNGPDGRPLPLFESGAILIYLADKTGQLIPKDPAGRYETIQWVMFQMGGIGPMFGQVGFFHKFAGRDYEDKRPRDRYVAESKRLLAVLDAHLANRKWMMGDTYTIADIAIFPWVRNLVGFYEAGDLVGFGEFKHVARALDAFVARPAVARGLNIPARD, from the coding sequence ATGCCCGATCTGTCCGCCTTCCCGATCACGAAGAAATGGCCTGCCCAGCATCCCGACCGTCTGCAGCTGTACTCGCTGCCGACGCCGAACGGCGTCAAGGTGTCGATCATGCTCGAGGAAACCGGCCTGCCGTACGAGCCGCACCTCGTGCGCTTCGACACCAACGACCAGCTGTCGCCCGAATTCCTGTCGCTGAATCCGAACAACAAGATCCCGGCGATCATCGATCCGAACGGCCCCGACGGCCGGCCGCTGCCGCTGTTCGAATCCGGCGCGATCCTGATCTATCTCGCGGACAAGACGGGCCAACTGATCCCGAAGGATCCCGCCGGCCGCTACGAGACGATCCAGTGGGTGATGTTCCAGATGGGCGGAATCGGGCCGATGTTCGGCCAGGTCGGCTTCTTCCACAAGTTCGCGGGCCGCGATTACGAGGACAAGCGTCCGCGCGATCGCTACGTCGCGGAATCGAAGCGCCTGCTCGCCGTGCTCGACGCGCATCTCGCGAATCGCAAGTGGATGATGGGCGACACGTACACGATCGCCGACATCGCGATCTTCCCGTGGGTGCGCAACCTGGTCGGCTTCTATGAAGCGGGCGACCTGGTCGGCTTCGGCGAATTCAAGCATGTCGCGCGGGCGCTCGACGCGTTCGTCGCGCGTCCGGCCGTCGCGCGCGGGCTCAACATCCCGGCACGCGACTGA
- a CDS encoding bifunctional cobalt-precorrin-7 (C(5))-methyltransferase/cobalt-precorrin-6B (C(15))-methyltransferase, whose protein sequence is MTAWLTVVGIGDDGYAGLGRSARRALLDATRVVGAKRHLDMLPARLRAERAAWPSPFDLSGLLARRGSPVCVLASGDPMLFGVGATLARELSAGEWRVLPAPSSLSLAAARLGWALQDVGAVSLVGRPLATLARHLLPGRRLFVLSADGRTPATVAAELAARGFGPTRISVFEHLGGPLERRIDGLAQDWNIDETAALNLVALDCQAGPDAPRRALTPGLPDDAYRHDGQLTKRDMRALTLGRLAPAPGELLWDVGAGSGSIGIEWMRAHPSCQAIAIESHAERQRFIEHNRDALGVPGLQLVAGRAPDALAGLATPDAIFIGGGATAPGVLDACWSALKPGGRLVANAVTLQGELALAAWRDMHGGTLTRVSLAHAEPLGRFDTWRQPLPVTLYDARKPDATATDLADRA, encoded by the coding sequence ATGACGGCGTGGCTGACGGTAGTGGGCATCGGCGACGACGGCTACGCGGGGCTCGGGCGCAGCGCGCGGCGCGCGCTGCTCGACGCGACGCGCGTGGTCGGCGCGAAGCGGCACCTCGACATGCTGCCCGCGCGGCTGCGGGCCGAACGCGCAGCATGGCCGTCGCCGTTCGACCTGTCGGGCCTGCTCGCGCGGCGCGGATCGCCCGTCTGCGTGCTGGCAAGCGGCGACCCGATGCTGTTCGGCGTCGGCGCGACACTCGCACGCGAACTGTCCGCCGGCGAATGGCGCGTGCTGCCCGCGCCGTCGTCGCTGTCGCTGGCTGCCGCGCGGCTCGGCTGGGCGCTGCAGGACGTCGGCGCGGTGTCGCTCGTCGGCCGTCCGCTCGCGACGCTCGCGCGCCATCTGCTGCCGGGCCGGCGCCTGTTCGTGCTGAGCGCCGACGGCCGCACGCCGGCCACGGTCGCCGCCGAACTCGCCGCGCGCGGCTTCGGCCCGACGCGCATCAGCGTGTTCGAACACCTCGGCGGCCCGCTGGAACGGCGCATCGACGGCCTCGCGCAGGACTGGAACATCGACGAAACCGCCGCGCTCAATCTCGTTGCGCTCGATTGCCAGGCCGGCCCCGACGCGCCACGCCGCGCACTCACGCCCGGCCTGCCCGACGACGCGTATCGCCACGACGGCCAGCTCACCAAGCGCGACATGCGCGCGCTGACGCTCGGGCGCCTCGCGCCCGCGCCCGGCGAACTGCTGTGGGACGTCGGCGCGGGCAGCGGCTCGATCGGCATCGAGTGGATGCGCGCGCATCCGTCGTGCCAGGCGATCGCGATCGAGTCGCATGCGGAGCGGCAGCGCTTCATCGAGCACAACCGCGACGCGCTCGGCGTGCCGGGGCTGCAACTCGTCGCGGGGCGCGCGCCCGACGCGCTTGCCGGGCTCGCGACACCCGACGCGATCTTCATCGGCGGCGGTGCAACCGCACCCGGCGTGCTCGACGCGTGCTGGTCGGCGCTGAAGCCCGGCGGCCGGCTCGTCGCGAACGCGGTCACGCTGCAGGGCGAGCTGGCGCTCGCCGCGTGGCGCGACATGCACGGCGGCACGCTCACGCGCGTGTCGCTCGCGCACGCCGAACCGCTCGGCCGCTTCGACACGTGGCGGCAGCCGTTGCCCGTCACGCTGTACGACGCGCGCAAACCGGATGCCACGGCAACGGACCTCGCGGATCGCGCATGA
- the cobM gene encoding precorrin-4 C(11)-methyltransferase yields MTVYFIGAGPGDPELITVKGQRLVRTCPVILYAGSLVPPAVLDGHRAEQVVNTAELDLDAIVALLADAHAKGQDVARVHSGDPSLYGAIGEQIRRLKALGIPYEIVPGVTATAACAATLGVELTLPGVAQTVILTRFAGKTTMPEGEALGALAAHRATLAIHLGVRHLARIVDEVLPHYGPACPVAVIYRASWPDEERVTGTLADIVDKVQGTRIERTALILIGRVLDAEGFADSTLYASGS; encoded by the coding sequence ATGACGGTGTATTTCATCGGCGCGGGCCCCGGCGACCCGGAGCTGATCACGGTGAAGGGCCAGCGTCTCGTGCGCACGTGCCCGGTGATCCTGTACGCAGGCTCGCTCGTGCCGCCGGCCGTGCTCGACGGCCATCGCGCGGAGCAGGTCGTCAACACGGCCGAGCTCGACCTCGATGCGATCGTCGCGTTGCTCGCCGATGCGCATGCGAAAGGCCAGGACGTCGCGCGCGTGCATTCGGGCGATCCGTCGCTGTACGGCGCGATCGGCGAACAGATCCGCCGGCTGAAAGCCCTCGGGATTCCATATGAAATCGTGCCCGGAGTGACCGCCACGGCCGCGTGCGCGGCAACGCTCGGCGTCGAGCTGACGCTGCCCGGTGTCGCGCAGACGGTGATCCTCACGCGCTTCGCCGGCAAGACGACGATGCCGGAAGGCGAAGCACTCGGCGCGCTCGCCGCGCATCGCGCGACGCTCGCGATCCATCTTGGCGTGCGGCATCTCGCGAGGATCGTCGACGAAGTGCTGCCGCATTACGGGCCCGCCTGCCCGGTCGCGGTGATCTATCGTGCGAGCTGGCCCGACGAGGAACGCGTGACCGGCACGCTGGCCGACATCGTCGACAAGGTGCAGGGCACGCGGATCGAGCGCACCGCGCTGATCCTGATCGGCCGCGTGCTCGATGCCGAAGGGTTCGCGGATTCGACGCTGTATGCGAGCGGGAGTTGA
- a CDS encoding cobalt-precorrin-6A reductase, translating into MSTRILLLGGTADALKIARALGSLHVYSLAGLGKVPDDLRCEVRVGGFGGAAGLAAYLRGAGIGLVIDATHPYAARISANAAAAARDAGVPLWALRRAPWAPQPGDDWRMVDDWAGIEAALAPFRRPLFTLGREPLAHLDEIPPHQFWLVRCLDAHPGNARAQIIAARGPFTLDGERALFALAGIDVVVSKNSGGAATEAKLDVARERRLPVVMLRRPTLPDADRAFDSAAALLDALDPAARA; encoded by the coding sequence ATGAGCACGCGCATCCTGCTGCTCGGTGGCACCGCAGACGCGCTGAAGATCGCACGCGCGCTCGGCTCGCTGCACGTCTACAGCCTCGCGGGCCTCGGCAAGGTGCCCGACGACTTGCGCTGCGAAGTGCGCGTCGGCGGCTTCGGCGGAGCGGCGGGGCTCGCCGCGTATCTGCGTGGCGCCGGCATCGGCCTCGTGATCGACGCGACGCATCCGTATGCCGCGCGAATCAGCGCGAACGCGGCGGCCGCTGCGCGCGACGCGGGCGTGCCGCTGTGGGCGCTGCGTCGCGCGCCGTGGGCGCCGCAACCCGGTGACGACTGGCGGATGGTCGACGACTGGGCCGGCATCGAGGCCGCGCTCGCGCCGTTCCGGCGGCCGCTGTTCACGCTCGGCCGCGAACCCCTCGCGCATCTCGACGAGATTCCGCCGCACCAGTTCTGGCTGGTGCGCTGCCTCGATGCGCATCCCGGCAACGCACGCGCGCAGATCATCGCCGCGCGCGGGCCGTTCACGCTCGACGGCGAGCGCGCGCTGTTCGCGCTCGCCGGCATCGACGTCGTCGTCAGCAAGAACAGCGGCGGCGCCGCGACCGAGGCCAAGCTCGACGTCGCGCGTGAACGCAGGCTGCCGGTCGTGATGCTGCGCCGGCCAACGCTGCCCGACGCCGATCGCGCGTTCGACTCGGCCGCCGCGCTGCTCGATGCGCTCGACCCGGCCGCGCGCGCGTGA
- a CDS encoding LuxR C-terminal-related transcriptional regulator, which produces MPHPPDRADAPPTELVLKTTAPRVPAQLLARARLSLAAPAFDARPVTLVQAPAGYGKTSLLAQWRRESLALGRAVVWLSADERDDAPRLLQGLVQAVRIGCARPGFGRLIPDGAARALEGLTAWLAEVAQLSIDALLIVDDAERLPPAGLDALTYVLHNAPQNLRVVVAARRGLDHAAGDLLAGGQCTLVGPDWLRFTLDETIALVGARFAQRVDADACARLFERVDGWPLGLQLAMAAMARSADPRQAVDALAARMDGTRDRLVELLLANLSADDTAFLTRTSVADRLHPSLCAALLDDANAPDRLARLARDTPLFIASDDSDWCRLHPLVRDTLRDRLAASPDAERSALHARAAAWLDAHGMTEEAARHAYAAGQFDTAYALAQRCLEDAIKQGRINDVLDWLALLPDAELDKRPTLRIAVAWALALGERHVEAQRQIAGILADAGTPAAMRYECALILSAAAYYADEIDRFVELFEPWAEFTPPAATWLAQMHANRLAARAIIVGEPAQARRFQQAAPRGETAAGFGYVARWGELITGLSYLHEGQIRLADDALSPALARAEADLGRRHPLTCMLAAMCAAIAYEADRVDQAAALLANRLDVLEHAGTPDTVLLGYRTAARIALLRGVEHRAIDLLEALDAMGVARRLPRLSVASLAEQVRIHAARYREATCHALVERIDAIAAAEFPSHGPLWRRPVVLLQATAHAGAALAARRWDDACAALDEAAVLAREMNMGRERIEIMALSAFALEQSGHGGRALLDEAMNLADLFGLTRTLADAHPAVADWARRIGDEAPSGDGSVRPAQPQPRIVPPAPRSPANPRAVPSVVLTPKERVILELLARNLSNKEIAVALAVGEETVKWHLKNLFGKLDASSRKHAVRRALVLGLLESAP; this is translated from the coding sequence ATGCCCCACCCACCCGATCGCGCCGACGCGCCCCCCACCGAACTCGTGCTGAAGACGACCGCGCCGCGCGTGCCGGCGCAGTTGCTCGCGCGTGCGCGGCTGAGCCTTGCCGCGCCGGCCTTCGATGCGCGGCCCGTCACGCTCGTGCAGGCGCCGGCCGGCTACGGCAAGACCTCGCTGCTCGCGCAATGGCGCCGCGAATCCCTTGCGCTCGGCCGCGCGGTCGTGTGGCTGTCCGCCGACGAGCGCGACGACGCACCGCGCCTGCTGCAGGGGCTCGTGCAGGCGGTGCGCATCGGCTGCGCGCGGCCCGGCTTCGGGCGCCTGATTCCGGACGGCGCCGCCCGCGCGCTGGAAGGACTGACCGCGTGGCTGGCCGAAGTCGCGCAACTGTCGATCGACGCGCTGCTGATCGTCGACGATGCGGAGCGGCTGCCGCCCGCCGGCCTCGACGCGCTGACCTACGTGCTGCACAACGCGCCGCAGAACCTGCGAGTGGTCGTCGCGGCCCGGCGCGGACTCGATCACGCGGCCGGCGACCTGCTCGCCGGCGGGCAATGCACGCTCGTGGGCCCCGACTGGCTGCGCTTCACGCTCGACGAGACGATCGCGCTGGTCGGCGCGCGCTTTGCGCAGCGGGTCGACGCCGACGCGTGCGCGCGGCTGTTCGAGCGCGTCGACGGATGGCCGCTCGGGCTGCAGCTCGCGATGGCCGCGATGGCACGCTCGGCCGATCCGCGACAGGCCGTCGACGCACTCGCCGCGCGGATGGACGGCACCCGCGACCGGCTCGTCGAGCTGCTGCTCGCGAACCTGTCGGCCGACGACACCGCGTTCCTCACGCGCACGAGCGTCGCCGACCGCCTGCATCCGTCGCTGTGCGCCGCGCTGCTCGACGACGCGAACGCCCCCGACCGGCTCGCGCGGCTCGCGCGCGACACGCCGCTGTTCATTGCGTCCGACGATTCCGACTGGTGCCGACTGCATCCGCTGGTGCGCGATACGTTGCGCGACCGCCTTGCGGCGAGCCCGGACGCAGAGCGCAGCGCGCTGCACGCGCGCGCGGCCGCGTGGCTCGACGCGCACGGAATGACGGAGGAAGCCGCGCGCCACGCGTATGCGGCCGGCCAGTTCGACACGGCATACGCACTTGCGCAGCGCTGCCTCGAGGACGCGATCAAGCAGGGCCGCATCAACGACGTGCTCGACTGGCTCGCGCTGCTGCCCGATGCGGAACTCGACAAGCGTCCGACGCTGCGGATCGCGGTCGCCTGGGCGCTGGCACTCGGCGAGCGCCATGTCGAGGCGCAGCGCCAGATCGCCGGCATCCTGGCCGATGCCGGCACGCCGGCCGCGATGCGCTACGAATGCGCGCTGATCCTCAGCGCGGCGGCCTATTACGCGGACGAAATCGACCGTTTCGTCGAGCTGTTCGAACCGTGGGCCGAGTTCACGCCGCCCGCGGCGACGTGGCTCGCGCAGATGCACGCGAACCGCCTGGCGGCGCGCGCGATCATCGTCGGCGAGCCGGCGCAGGCACGCCGCTTCCAGCAGGCGGCGCCGCGCGGCGAGACGGCGGCCGGATTCGGCTACGTCGCGCGCTGGGGCGAACTGATCACGGGCCTGAGCTACCTGCACGAAGGCCAGATCCGGCTCGCGGATGACGCGTTGTCGCCCGCGCTCGCCCGCGCGGAAGCCGACCTCGGGCGCCGCCATCCGCTGACCTGCATGCTCGCGGCGATGTGCGCGGCCATCGCTTACGAGGCCGATCGCGTCGACCAGGCCGCCGCGCTGCTCGCGAACCGGCTCGACGTGCTCGAGCACGCGGGCACGCCGGACACCGTGCTGCTCGGCTACCGAACGGCCGCGCGTATCGCGCTGCTGCGCGGCGTCGAGCATCGCGCGATCGACCTGCTCGAGGCGCTCGACGCGATGGGTGTCGCGCGCCGGCTGCCGCGCCTGTCGGTCGCGAGTCTTGCCGAGCAGGTGCGCATTCATGCGGCGCGCTATCGCGAGGCGACCTGCCATGCGCTGGTTGAGCGGATCGACGCGATCGCCGCGGCCGAGTTCCCGTCGCACGGGCCGCTGTGGCGCCGCCCCGTCGTGCTGCTGCAGGCCACGGCGCACGCGGGCGCCGCGCTTGCCGCACGCCGCTGGGACGATGCATGCGCGGCGCTCGACGAAGCGGCGGTGCTGGCGCGCGAGATGAACATGGGACGCGAGCGCATCGAGATCATGGCGCTCAGCGCGTTCGCGCTCGAACAGTCCGGGCACGGCGGCCGGGCGCTGCTCGACGAGGCGATGAACCTCGCCGACCTGTTCGGCCTCACGCGCACGCTCGCCGATGCGCATCCAGCCGTCGCCGACTGGGCGCGCCGCATCGGCGACGAGGCGCCCTCGGGCGACGGCTCGGTCCGGCCCGCACAGCCGCAGCCGCGCATCGTGCCGCCCGCGCCGCGCAGCCCGGCCAACCCGCGCGCGGTGCCGAGCGTCGTGCTGACGCCCAAGGAACGCGTGATTCTCGAACTGCTCGCGCGCAACCTGTCGAACAAGGAAATCGCGGTGGCGCTCGCGGTCGGCGAGGAAACCGTGAAGTGGCACCTGAAGAACCTGTTCGGCAAGCTCGACGCCAGCTCGCGCAAGCACGCGGTGCGTCGCGCGCTCGTGCTCGGGCTGCTCGAAAGCGCGCCGTGA